A window of the Brassica napus cultivar Da-Ae chromosome C5, Da-Ae, whole genome shotgun sequence genome harbors these coding sequences:
- the LOC106417220 gene encoding polyadenylate-binding protein 8, which translates to MIMNGTGINGKEIRAIYHVHDPSFLRKRGNLEESIDHKALYDTFRSFGAILRFKLATNNDTGRSKGFGFVQYENEESALKAIGYLNGMLLNDEKIYVGPFLQRDSPYDKGFFTDIYVKNFSKSLADEELEKIFGEFGPTTNCLIIRKGEVRQGKSKGYGFVSFENPEDAEKAVEALNGKKFEDKEWLVTKSKMTYKNGYNLKRGLKYSINISQGLNYLCVKKLHKSVTDEILKDYFSPYGTIISCKVMQDSSGVSRGSGIVAFSKPEEASKAMEEINWKMKIRKQVYVDLAISLANATPEQQRTMLGESLYPMVEQLEPESAAKIAGMLLEMDQTKVLHLLESFVALESKVAEATEILRTVKEQQQQQHRGGSESASGSKSSLSTDSKPSQAQILYAQSPSH; encoded by the exons ATGATCATGAACGGCACTGGTATTAATGGAAAAGAGATTAGAGCTATTTATCATGTCCATGATCCAAGTTTTCTTCGAAAGCGCGGG AATCTTGAAGAGTCCATCGACCACAAAGCACTCTACGACACATTTCGGAGTTTTGGAGCCATTCTAAGATTCAAATTGGCTACTAATAATGACACTGGTCGTTCAAAAGGCTTTGGCTTTGTGCAGTATGAAAACGAAGAATCAGCTCTCAAAGCCATTGGTTATTTGAACGGAATGCTTCTTAACGATGAGAAAATATATGTAGGACCTTTTCTTCAGAGAGATTCTCCATACGATAAGGGGTTCTTCACTGATATTTACGTCAAGAATTTCTCCAAGTCATTGGCTGATGAAGAGCTTGAGAAGATTTTTGGAGAGTTTGGACCGACGACGAACTGTCTGATCATAAGGAAAGGTGAAGTTCGTCAAGGAAAGTCTAAAGGCTATGGTTTTGTTAGTTTTGAAAATCCAGAGGATGCTGAGAAAGCTGTTGAGGCTTTAAACGGGAAGAAGTTTGAGGACAAGGAGTGGTTGGTCACGAAATCGAAAATGACGTATAAGAATGGATATAATTTGAAGCGAGGTTTGAAATATTCCATCAACATATCTCAGGGTTTGAACTACTTGTGTGTTAAGAAGCTGCATAAAAGTGTAACTGATGAAATTCTCAAAGACTATTTCTCTCCCTATGGAACTATAATATCATGCAAG GTCATGCAAGACTCTAGTGGAGTGAGTAGAGGATCAGGCATTGTTGCGTTTTCGAAACCTGAGGAAGCTTCTAAAGCT ATGGAGGAAATTAATTGGAAAATGAAGATAAGGAAACAAGTATACGTGGATTTAGCTATATCACTTGCAAATGCAACTCCCGAACAGCAGAGAACC ATGTTAGGTGAGAGTCTTTACCCTATGGTGGAACAACTTGAGCCAGAGTCAGCAGCAAAGATTGCAGGAATGCTTCTTGAAATGGACCAAACCAAAGTTCTTCACTTGCTTGAATCCTTCGTGGCTCTCGAATCCAAAGTCGCAGAGGCAACTGAGATCCTGAGGACTGTAAAagagcagcagcaacaacaacataGAGGTGGGTCTGAATCTGCGAGTGGCTCAAAATCCTCTCTAAGCACTGACTCAAAACCCTCTCAAGCTCAAATTTTATATGCCCAAAGCCCAAGTCACTAG
- the BNAC05G33510D gene encoding uncharacterized protein At4g06744: protein MAPNYNHSSSFIFLFLSLHFLSILATRNNLTTDRNALEIIIGGGESSNEYSPAPSPEPEDCPPPPPPEPEDCPPPPPPPPPQQFSSPLIEKVYPVIKKFQNLVENDPKKILKTWVGTDICAEDKYIGLECAKFPGTNDLALASIQFNQFNLGGKKLRLDNFLNKLEEVTIFHANSNNFVGAVPEVSNLKYLFELDLSNNKLSGEFPSSVLKATNLTFLDLRFNSFSGSVPPQVFNLDVDVLFINHNNLVQRLPENLGSITALYLTFANNRFTGPIPESIGDIKSLQEVLFLNNKLTGCLPYQIGKLNQATVFDVEFNLLTGPIPYSFGCLDKMEQLNLARNKFYGTIPEIVCELSALKNISLSFNYFTQVGPKCRELIKKKILDVRMNCILDLPYQRTPWECAKFFMRKQKCPKSKSFFYMPCDKAPHRIKPDQEELDGQASPPVSYRALNPNRIRNL from the exons ATGGCCCCAAATTATAACCATTCctcttctttcattttcttgtttctgtCTCTTCACTTTCTTTCAATTCTAGCCACAAGAAACAACCTCACCACCGACAGAAACGCCCTTGAAATCATCATCGGCGGCGGTGAAAGCTCCAATGAATATTCTCCTGCGCCGTCTCCGGAGCCAGAAGACTGTCCTCCACCGCCGCCTCCGGAGCCAGAAGActgtcctcctcctcctccaccgccaCCTCCGCAACAATTCTCTAGTCCATTAATAGAGAAAGTGTATCCAGTCATCAAGAAGTTCCAAAACCTAGTCGAAAATGATCCAAAGAAGATACTCAAAACATGGGTAGGCACCGACATTTGCGCCGAGGACAAATACATAGGACTCGAGTGCGCAAAGTTCCCGGGAACAAACGATCTCGCACTCGCGAGCATCCAGTTCAACCAGTTTAACTTGGGAGGCAAGAAACTCCGGCTAGATAACTTCCTCAACAAGTTAGAAGAAGTCACAATCTTCCACGCAAACAGCAACAACTTCGTGGGCGCTGTTCCCGAAGTCAGCAACTTGAAGTACTTATTCGAGCTTGATCTCAGCAACAACAAGCTCTCCGGAGAGTTTCCAAGCTCTGTCTTAAAAGCAACCAACCTCACGTTCCTCGATCTTAGATTCAACTCTTTCTCCGGTTCTGTGcctcctcaggttttcaatcttGACGTAGACGTCTTGTTCATCAACCACAACAATCTTGTTCAGAGACTCCCCGAGAATCTCGGATCCATCACTGCTCTTTACCTCACATTCGCTAACAACAG ATTCACGGGTCCTATTCCCGAAAGCATAGGTGACATCAAGTCCCTACAAGAAGTCCTGTTCTTAAATAACAAGTTAACCGGTTGCTTACCATACCAAATCGGGAAGCTTAACCAAGCTACGGTTTTTGACGTCGAGTTTAACCTGCTAACCGGTCCGATTCCATACTCTTTCGGATGCCTAGACAAGATGGAACAGCTCAACTTGGCTAGAAACAAGTTCTACGGTACCATACCGGAGATCGTATGCGAGCTCTCAGCTCTCAAGAACATTTCGCTCTCGTTCAATTACTTCACGCAGGTTGGTCCAAAATGTAGAGAACTTATCAAGAAGAAGATTTTAGACGTTCGCATGAACTGTATTCTAGACCTTCCTTATCAGAGAACGCCATGGGAGTGCGCTAAATTCTTCATGCGAAAACAGAAGTGTCCTAAGTCCAAGTCTTTCTTTTACATGCCTTGTGATAAGGCTCCGCACCGGATTAAACCGGACCAAGAAGAGTTAGACGGTCAGGCTTCGCCACCAGTATCTTACCGTGCTCTTAATCCGAACCGGATTCGGAATCTCTAG
- the LOC106418297 gene encoding PI-PLC X domain-containing protein At5g67130, which translates to MFQSLTFFLTVLLIPCFLIFNPSSALKEGETCIVTKNCDQGLHCESCLSSDNFRPRCSRMQTVNPTSKVKGLPYNKYTWLTTHNSFARIGARSGTGSMILAPSNQQDSITSQLINGVRGFMLDMYDFQNDIWLCHSYGGNCFNYTAFQPALNILHEFQVFLDKNKDVVVTLILEDYVKSPNGLGRVFDASGLRNFMFPVTSMPKNGEDWPTIDEMITKNQRMLVFTSNPQKEATEGFAFLWKYMVENQYGNGGMRPGVCTNRPESAAMGDTSRSLVLVNYFPDTADLIGSCKQNSAPLLEAIQKCQEASGQRWPNFIAVDFYKRSDGGGAPKAVDVANGRSLCGCDDISACKENMPYGTCEKREEEPTKLDSKLMMIAKLTADATKPTQLGLSVFVVTFVSLLSFFRH; encoded by the exons ATGTTTCAAAGTCTCACCTTCTTTCTAACAGTTCTTCTCATTCCATGTTTTCTCATCTTTAACCCTTCGTCTGCCCTCAAG GAAGGAGAAACATGCATCGTGACCAAGAATTGTGATCAGGGACTACACTGCGAATCGTGTCTCTCAAGCGATAATTTTCGACCTAGATGCTCCCGAATGCAAACCGTTAACCCCACCTCTAag GTGAAAGGGTTGCCTTACAACAAATACACGTGGTTGACAACACACAATTCATTTGCTCGAATAGGTGCAAGATCAGGCACAGGCTCTATGATTCTTGCTCCTTCCAACCAACAAGATTCAATCACAAGCCAACTTATT AATGGTGTTAGAGGGTTTATGCTTGACATGTACGACTTCCAAAACGATATATGGCTTTGCCATTCTTATGGTGGAAACTGCTTCAACTATACAGCGTTT CAACCGGCGCTTAACATTCTACACGAGTTTCAAGTGTTTCTAGACAAGAACAAGGATGTGGTTGTGACACTTATCCTCGAGGACTACGTGAAATCTCCCAATGGTTTAGGCAGAGTGTTTGATGCATCCGGGTTACGAAACTTCATGTTTCCGGTAACAAGTATGCCTAAGAACGGAGAAGATTGGCCTACCATCGATGAAATGATAACTAAGAACCAACGGATGCTGGTTTTTACGTCAAATCCTCAAAAAGAAGCTACCGAAGGATTCGCATTTTTATGGAAATACATGGTAGAGAATCAAT ATGGAAATGGAGGCATGAGGCCTGGAGTGTGTACCAATAGACCAGAGTCAGCTGCTATGGGAGATACATCGAGATCACTAGTTCTGGTAAACTATTTTCCAGATACTGCGGATTTGATCGGATCTTGTAAACAGAactctgctcctcttcttgaggCCATACAAAAATGTCAAGAAGCCTCTGGACAACGCTGGCCTAACTTCATTGCCGTTGATTTCTACAAG AGGAGCGATGGTGGAGGAGCTCCAAAAGCAGTTGATGTTGCTAACGGCCGCTCACTTTGCGGCTGTGACGATATATCCGCTTGTAAG GAGAATATGCCGTATGGGACGTGTGAGAAACGTGAAGAAGAGCCGACGAAACTGGATTCAAAACTCATGATGATTGCGAAACTTACAGCCGATGCTACCAAACCGACCCAACTTGGGCTTTCTGTGTTTGTTGTAACCTTTGTCTCACTTCTCTCATTTTTTAGACATTGA